One Bosea sp. 685 DNA segment encodes these proteins:
- a CDS encoding HD domain-containing protein — protein sequence MIQHYSRPRRPVTDLLRQNIMEDFPEIAMVPDEALREKVVDAWAYSLCCSDFTRISEIPPDGNPGAPVLRQGTQADHLRGVLRYAKVIALEFEQAYPETQIDWNILLAGAACHDVGKPYEFDPSNRQRWAAAPADSGFPTFRHSVFGMHVCLTVGLPDEVAHIAVGHSFEGQHMGVSAECTIVRQADHGWWHVAGALGLIKPETMAGLAANLTARKPAV from the coding sequence ATGATCCAGCACTATTCGCGGCCGCGCCGCCCCGTGACAGACCTGCTTCGTCAAAACATCATGGAGGATTTCCCGGAGATCGCCATGGTCCCCGACGAGGCGTTGCGGGAGAAGGTCGTCGATGCCTGGGCCTATTCCCTATGCTGCTCGGACTTCACGCGCATCTCCGAAATCCCGCCCGACGGCAATCCGGGAGCCCCCGTGCTTCGGCAAGGAACGCAAGCCGATCATCTGCGCGGTGTGTTACGCTACGCGAAGGTCATCGCGTTGGAATTCGAGCAGGCCTATCCGGAAACGCAGATCGACTGGAACATCCTCCTCGCGGGCGCCGCCTGCCACGACGTCGGCAAGCCCTATGAGTTCGACCCCAGCAATAGGCAGCGCTGGGCCGCCGCTCCGGCCGATAGCGGCTTTCCGACCTTCCGGCACTCGGTCTTCGGCATGCATGTCTGCCTGACCGTAGGATTACCCGACGAGGTCGCTCACATCGCCGTGGGGCATTCCTTCGAAGGGCAACATATGGGCGTCAGCGCGGAATGCACCATTGTGCGCCAGGCCGACCATGGCTGGTGGCACGTTGCGGGAGCGCTCGGACTCATCAAGCCGGAAACGATGGCCGGCCTCGCAGCGAATCTGACCGCCAGGAAACCCGCGGTCTGA
- a CDS encoding MFS transporter, with the protein MTYRRAWIALLIFTAVIINYIDRIALSVASKPIAAEFGLSPIQMGYLFSGFLWTYVICLIPLGLLVERIGAKQMVGGGIAIWSAATALTAATTGLYSIFAARLVMGASEATTFPACGRVIRDWFPEKERGLVTTLFNGGSSAGPALGAIVVAALVSTFDWRTAFVVLGVIGFVWLAFWWTWYETPDKVSWLPDAERQKILAERNGERASDAANDPAPSSLGYLLSQASIWGLIITQACLVYTAYLFLTWLPTYLQSTRELSTMNTGYLTAIPYLLTMVLGLIIARISDRSLSSEAIRAGRRRYFIAAMALLATAILLAPVVGELWQLLAVLTVVLTGCTTGAGLNFTLASDLLRNPRDVSRVIAITAFGGNSFGLIAPIITGYVVSGTGGYSWAFRIAAALLVCGAIATLTLARKPIAPQHAPVAA; encoded by the coding sequence ATGACCTATCGCCGCGCCTGGATCGCGCTGCTGATCTTTACGGCCGTCATCATCAACTACATCGACCGCATCGCGCTGTCGGTCGCCTCCAAGCCGATCGCGGCCGAGTTCGGCTTGTCGCCGATTCAGATGGGCTATCTGTTCTCTGGCTTCCTCTGGACCTATGTGATCTGCCTGATCCCGCTTGGCCTTCTCGTCGAGCGCATCGGCGCCAAGCAGATGGTCGGCGGCGGCATCGCGATCTGGTCGGCAGCCACGGCGCTGACCGCAGCGACCACCGGCCTGTACTCGATCTTTGCAGCGCGCCTCGTGATGGGAGCGAGCGAAGCGACGACATTCCCGGCTTGCGGACGTGTGATCCGGGACTGGTTTCCTGAAAAGGAGCGCGGCCTCGTCACGACGCTGTTCAATGGCGGCTCCTCCGCAGGGCCGGCACTGGGGGCGATTGTCGTTGCAGCGCTCGTCAGCACCTTCGACTGGCGCACGGCCTTCGTGGTCCTCGGTGTGATCGGCTTCGTCTGGCTGGCATTCTGGTGGACATGGTACGAGACGCCCGACAAGGTTTCCTGGCTTCCCGACGCCGAGCGCCAGAAGATCCTTGCCGAGCGCAATGGTGAGCGCGCGAGCGACGCGGCAAACGACCCTGCCCCTTCATCGCTGGGCTATCTCCTGTCGCAAGCCAGCATCTGGGGCCTGATCATCACCCAGGCCTGCCTCGTCTACACCGCCTATCTCTTCCTGACCTGGCTACCGACCTATCTGCAGTCGACCCGCGAACTTTCGACGATGAACACGGGTTATCTCACCGCGATCCCCTATCTCCTCACGATGGTGCTCGGCCTGATCATCGCCCGCATCAGCGACCGCAGCCTCTCGTCGGAGGCCATACGGGCCGGCCGGCGCCGCTACTTCATCGCCGCGATGGCTTTGCTGGCGACCGCGATCCTGCTGGCTCCGGTCGTTGGCGAACTCTGGCAGCTGCTGGCCGTTTTGACCGTGGTTCTGACCGGCTGCACGACAGGGGCTGGCCTCAACTTCACGCTCGCCAGCGACCTTTTACGCAATCCGCGCGACGTATCCCGCGTGATCGCGATCACGGCCTTCGGCGGCAACTCCTTCGGCCTGATCGCCCCGATCATCACGGGCTATGTCGTCTCGGGAACGGGCGGCTACAGCTGGGCCTTCCGCATCGCGGCAGCGCTGCTGGTTTGCGGAGCGATCGCAACGCTGACGCTGGCCCGCAAGCCGATCGCACCGCAACACGCGCCGGTAGCGGCTTGA
- a CDS encoding LysR family transcriptional regulator: MSRFSIAQLEAFYWTAELGSVQKAAEKLNIAQPTLSLRLRQLESDLSSPVLERAGRGIRLTREGHTFLRHTQLVLAAHRELQASSLVAEVSGALRFGVAEGFAVACLPRIIPGLREAFPLLRPEWTVGTSTGLEQNLIDGRLDIAILVDPIGQRDIRLSSLGIQGNVWAAAAGSGLRGGETASELARLTIITTPPPTPMYRLTMSWFADGQEQPGPLCICSSLNASLQLVSAGIGIGAFPARMVEAFPSGGSIMTFQSDPPLQPGRVYVADRADSDHARTAAVIRVLETVTREMDYFSAP; this comes from the coding sequence ATGAGTCGTTTCTCCATCGCGCAGCTTGAGGCGTTCTACTGGACCGCTGAGCTCGGCTCCGTGCAGAAAGCGGCGGAGAAGCTCAACATCGCGCAGCCGACGCTGTCGCTGCGCCTGCGCCAGCTCGAATCGGATCTGTCATCGCCGGTGTTGGAACGTGCCGGGCGTGGCATTCGCCTGACGCGAGAGGGACATACATTTCTCAGGCATACCCAGCTGGTGCTGGCTGCCCATCGCGAGCTTCAGGCCTCCTCGCTGGTCGCCGAGGTCAGCGGCGCCCTTCGCTTCGGCGTCGCGGAGGGATTTGCCGTGGCGTGCCTGCCGCGGATCATCCCGGGCCTGCGCGAGGCATTTCCGCTGCTGCGGCCGGAATGGACGGTGGGAACCAGCACGGGGCTGGAGCAAAATCTGATCGACGGGCGGCTCGACATCGCCATTCTGGTCGATCCCATCGGCCAGCGCGACATTCGCCTGTCCTCGCTCGGGATTCAGGGAAATGTCTGGGCCGCCGCTGCCGGCTCAGGGCTGCGGGGCGGGGAGACGGCGAGCGAGCTTGCCCGGCTGACCATCATAACGACGCCTCCGCCCACGCCGATGTACAGGCTCACCATGAGCTGGTTCGCCGATGGGCAGGAGCAGCCCGGCCCGCTTTGCATCTGCTCGAGCCTGAACGCGTCGCTTCAGCTGGTCTCCGCCGGAATCGGGATCGGCGCCTTTCCTGCAAGAATGGTGGAGGCTTTTCCGTCGGGGGGTAGCATCATGACGTTCCAGTCCGACCCACCGCTTCAGCCCGGCCGCGTCTACGTGGCCGACAGGGCGGATTCCGACCACGCCCGGACTGCGGCGGTCATTCGGGTCCTGGAGACGGTGACGCGGGAGATGGATTACTTCTCGGCCCCCTGA
- a CDS encoding ABC transporter ATP-binding protein, which translates to MIALKGAGIRRGERWIFRGLDLALAPGRCVAVLGPNGRGKTTLIKAVTGLDKLDEGTREAPPLVAYVPQVIAPLPYRALDVVVMARARSLGLFGTPRRADYDIARAALARIGAEAFAEQRLDRLSGGERQLVLLARALATQSPVLVLDEPASALDLANQSRLVAVLRDLRAAGEHAILFSTHLPTHALEVADEALLLMGPEDQRQGPVDTVMSESNLSALYGTPLRRRQVAIEGHGLVETIIPLH; encoded by the coding sequence ATGATCGCGTTGAAAGGCGCCGGCATCCGCCGCGGCGAGCGCTGGATCTTCCGCGGGCTCGACCTCGCGCTGGCGCCGGGGCGCTGCGTCGCCGTGCTCGGCCCGAACGGGCGCGGCAAGACCACGCTGATCAAGGCCGTCACGGGGCTCGATAAGCTGGACGAAGGCACGCGCGAGGCGCCGCCGCTCGTCGCCTATGTGCCGCAGGTGATCGCGCCCCTGCCTTATCGTGCGCTCGATGTCGTGGTGATGGCGCGCGCCCGGTCGCTTGGCCTGTTCGGAACGCCGCGCCGCGCCGACTACGACATCGCCCGCGCAGCGCTGGCACGCATCGGCGCCGAGGCCTTCGCCGAGCAGCGGCTCGACCGGCTCTCGGGCGGCGAGCGCCAGCTCGTGCTGCTGGCGCGCGCCTTAGCGACGCAATCGCCCGTCCTGGTGCTCGACGAGCCGGCCTCGGCGCTCGATCTCGCCAATCAGAGCCGCCTCGTCGCCGTGCTGCGCGACCTGCGCGCTGCCGGCGAGCACGCGATCCTGTTCAGCACGCATCTGCCGACCCATGCGCTTGAGGTCGCCGATGAGGCGCTGCTGCTGATGGGGCCGGAGGATCAGCGCCAGGGGCCCGTCGACACAGTGATGAGCGAGAGCAATCTGAGCGCTCTCTACGGCACGCCGCTGCGCCGCCGCCAGGTCGCGATCGAAGGCCACGGCCTAGTCGAGACGATCATCCCGCTGCATTGA
- a CDS encoding iron ABC transporter permease, with amino-acid sequence MSYDRGATLVMVALAVGLGLVMVAALCAGRLSLSPGTVLGIVLSRIVPVDPSWSELQERIVLLVRLPRVLLTAICGAALAAAGAAMQGVLRNPLVSPHILGVSSGASFGGAVAILLGLSGWFLIGSAFLAGSAALLLVGAIARVDGRSGTVTVVLTGVIVAALFSALVSLTQFVAEPDSSLPAIVFWLMGSFATASWRQFAAAAPVLALALMLVLGLRFRINVLSLGEDDARALGLPVERDRWLVFLAVALMEATVVAFAGVIGWVGLVVPHAARMVAGEDHRLLIPASALLGASYLVLVDTIARTAVAAEIPLGVLTAIVGAPVFALLLRQRQRRELAA; translated from the coding sequence GTGTCGTATGACCGTGGCGCGACCCTCGTCATGGTCGCCCTGGCGGTCGGGCTCGGCCTTGTCATGGTCGCCGCCCTCTGCGCCGGCCGGCTCTCGCTTTCGCCCGGCACCGTGCTCGGCATCGTCCTCTCCCGCATCGTTCCCGTCGACCCAAGCTGGAGCGAATTGCAGGAGCGCATCGTGCTGCTGGTCAGGCTGCCGCGCGTCCTGCTCACCGCCATCTGCGGCGCCGCGCTTGCGGCCGCCGGCGCCGCTATGCAGGGCGTGCTGCGCAACCCGTTGGTCTCGCCGCATATCCTCGGCGTCTCCTCCGGCGCCTCTTTCGGCGGCGCGGTCGCGATCCTGCTCGGCCTGTCCGGCTGGTTCCTGATCGGCTCGGCTTTTCTTGCAGGTTCCGCCGCCTTGCTGCTGGTCGGCGCCATCGCCCGCGTCGATGGTCGCTCGGGCACGGTCACCGTCGTGCTGACCGGCGTCATCGTCGCGGCGCTGTTCAGCGCGCTGGTCAGCCTGACGCAATTCGTCGCCGAGCCCGACAGTTCATTGCCGGCGATCGTGTTCTGGCTGATGGGCAGCTTCGCCACGGCGAGCTGGCGCCAGTTCGCAGCCGCCGCTCCCGTGCTCGCGCTCGCCCTCATGCTCGTGCTCGGCCTGCGCTTCCGCATCAATGTGCTCTCGCTCGGCGAGGACGATGCGCGCGCGCTCGGCCTGCCGGTCGAGCGCGACCGTTGGCTCGTCTTCCTGGCTGTGGCGCTGATGGAGGCGACCGTCGTCGCCTTCGCCGGCGTCATCGGCTGGGTCGGCCTCGTCGTGCCGCATGCCGCGCGTATGGTCGCCGGCGAGGATCATCGCCTGCTGATCCCGGCCTCGGCCCTGCTCGGCGCATCCTATCTGGTGCTGGTCGATACCATCGCCCGCACGGCGGTGGCCGCCGAGATCCCGCTCGGCGTTCTGACCGCGATCGTCGGTGCTCCAGTTTTCGCACTGCTGCTGCGCCAGCGTCAGCGCCGGGAGCTGGCGGCATGA
- a CDS encoding ABC transporter substrate-binding protein encodes MRGLVLGALLAGLSAGLAEAQPVAFEDLAGRPISLSAPASRIIALPIPAAPTLMALDRSPKRLLGMHPIVRAIARESLLARIFPGIAQVETNFVMPGATAFMPNVEAIAATRPDLVLQRGERGTDIIGPLINAGLTTALVIYGDEEISRRNIAMLGAAIGADARAEAIIGWRKAVAERLAPLRTPELRAKAPRILFLSRSAGRFVATGEESIMGYAISLAGGRNAADGLTGSKTASAEQMMIWDPDVILLNSAIPDLTPQTVLDDPILSGTRAAKDKRVYKIPTGAYRWEPPTQENPFLWLWLAALLHEPGPAIDLRHELREGFRDLYGFAASESDLDQVLRLDVNGSSRAYSRFARP; translated from the coding sequence ATGCGCGGGCTCGTCCTCGGGGCGCTGCTTGCCGGACTGTCGGCGGGGCTGGCCGAGGCCCAGCCCGTCGCCTTCGAGGATCTCGCCGGCCGGCCGATCTCGCTGAGCGCCCCGGCCTCGCGCATCATCGCTTTGCCGATCCCGGCCGCGCCGACCTTGATGGCGCTGGACCGTTCGCCCAAGCGGCTGCTCGGCATGCATCCGATCGTGCGCGCGATTGCGCGCGAGAGCCTGCTTGCGCGCATCTTCCCCGGGATCGCCCAGGTCGAGACCAACTTCGTCATGCCGGGCGCGACCGCCTTCATGCCGAATGTCGAGGCCATCGCGGCAACCCGGCCCGACCTCGTGCTGCAACGGGGCGAGCGCGGCACCGACATCATCGGCCCGCTGATCAATGCCGGCCTGACCACCGCATTGGTGATCTATGGCGACGAGGAAATCAGCCGCCGCAACATCGCGATGCTGGGCGCCGCGATCGGCGCCGATGCGCGCGCCGAAGCCATCATCGGCTGGCGCAAGGCGGTGGCGGAGCGGCTCGCGCCCTTGCGGACGCCCGAACTCCGCGCAAAGGCGCCGCGCATCCTCTTCCTCTCCCGCTCGGCCGGGCGCTTCGTCGCCACGGGCGAGGAGAGCATCATGGGGTACGCGATCTCGCTCGCGGGCGGACGCAATGCTGCCGATGGGCTGACAGGCTCCAAGACGGCTTCAGCCGAGCAGATGATGATCTGGGACCCCGATGTCATCCTGCTCAACAGCGCCATCCCTGACCTGACGCCGCAGACCGTCCTCGACGATCCGATCCTGTCGGGCACGCGGGCGGCGAAGGACAAGCGCGTGTACAAGATCCCGACCGGCGCCTATCGCTGGGAGCCGCCGACGCAGGAGAACCCCTTCCTCTGGCTCTGGCTCGCGGCCTTGCTGCACGAGCCCGGCCCGGCTATCGACCTGCGCCACGAATTGCGCGAGGGCTTTCGCGATCTCTATGGTTTCGCAGCCTCGGAGAGCGATCTCGACCAGGTCCTGCGGCTCGATGTGAACGGCTCGTCCCGGGCCTATTCGCGCTTCGCACGGCCATGA